TTAAATCTTCAATCCTTCTATGTAGTTTGTCTCTTTGTTTTTCCGCATTAAATGCCGAGGACCTGAGCCAACAGAAGAAAGAGGAAACTGTAACTTCACCACCGGCCAATCCGCTTCCCGCTAGTTTGAAGTTTGGTGCCTTTGTAGATACTTATTATTCGCATAATGCAAATCACCCTCTATCAAAAGAACGTCAATACACAACGCAAGCAGTGCGTAATGATGAGTTTAATATCAACTTAGGATTTGTTGATGCAAAATGGCAGGAAGAGAAAATTAGAGGACGGTTGGCTTTTCAGTTTGGAACATCGGTAAATACAAATTATGCATCTGAAGCGAGTAGGGATGTCAGTTCCAATCAAAATTCGGTAAAACACATTCAAGAGGCCTATGTTGGTTTTAAATTGGCAAAAGACACTTGGGTAGATGCGGGAATCTATTTTGGACATATTGGGCATGAATCATGGATTTCTTCAGATAACTGGAATTATACTCGGGCCTTGGCTCTAGATTACGTTCCCTATTATTCTTCGGGTGTTCGCCTCACAACTAAGTTCACAGACAAATTTCAGTTTCAATTCCATGTGATGAATGGTTGGCAAAACATTACAGATCAAAACAAAGATAAATCTCTCGGAACTCAGTTTAAGTTTTTTTTGGCACCTAATTTTACAATTACAGCAAATCAATTTGTTGGGAATGAAGCTCCTGATTATGAACGAAAACAAACAAGACTTTATAATAATACAATTTTAGAATGGAAGGCCTTGGATTGGTTGTCCTTTGCTTTGTCTAGTGATGTTGGGGCACAAAGAGCCAAAGAATCATTTCAATATGAACCTTGGTGGAAAGAAATCAATCCCACTCTTGGAATTTATACCAATCGGGAGTCGAGAGTATACAACCAATGGTATCATGGAACTTTTTGGGTAAGTTTTAGATATGATGATCTTTATAGGTTGAGCTTTCGTGTAGAAAGATTTTATGATCCAAAACAAGTAATGGCTACAACCTATACAAGAAATGGATTTATGACCAATGGTTACACAGTCACGTTTGATTTATTACATTGGAACCCTGGTATGATTCGTTTCGAAATGATCCAAAGAGAATCTATGGATCCTGTTTTTGAAACAGATAAAAATAAACACACTCGCATAGAACGTTTGTTCGTTGTGGCAGCTTCCGTTCGTTATTAACAGTTTTAAGAAAAAACTCCAAACCACTATACTGGTTTGGAGTTCAAGGTAGGAGAATTGGGAAACATTAAGTTTCTTTATTGATTAAAAGGCTTTAGGTTTTCTTTTTTTTCTTTGCCGGTTTTTTCTTTTTCCTAGGGGCTTCATCCTCGTCATCATCTTCTTCCAAAGGTTCTTCACTAAGTTCAGTGACAAAGTCAAGGAAAGGGATGTGTTTTTTATGGCTCATCTCTTCCAGTTCCTTTGCATTTGGTTTTCTTTCGCCCACAACTACTAAGTAGAGAGAAGGGAGGATGGTGAGTACTAGACACATTGCAGAGAACAATCCACCTACGATTACGGTAGCAAGTGGTCTTTGAACGTCCGATCCCACTCCCGTTCCCAAAGTCGCTGGGATTAGACCAAGTAACGCAAGTAACATGGTCATAAGCATGGGACGTAACTGGATTACAGCAGCTTTTTTCACAGCGGCCTTTGTGGTAATGTCCGGCTCTTCGATTAATAAGTGGTTGGTTCTGGAAACAAACAATACTCCGGCCATTGTTGCAATTCCAAAAAGCGAGATAAAACCCACACCACCGGATACGTTGAAATAGTAACCTCTCATTAGAAGTGCATAGATTCCTCCAAGGAGTGAGAGTGGTATACAAGCCAACGCCACGTATACATACTTGAGGTTTCTATACAACATATAGAGGACACCGAAAATGATGAGAATCGTAATTGGTATAACAAGAGCTAACTTTTTACCAACGCGTGATAGGTTTTCATATTGTCCCCCAAACCGAATTTCATATCCGTCAGGAAGTTTGATTTTTTTCTTCACTCGTTTTTGGAGTTCAGAAACAAATCCTCCTTGGTCACGACCACGAATGTTTGTTCGAACAGTGACTACTCGGCGACCCTCTTGTCGAAAAATCATAGTTGGTCCATCAATCACTTCAATATCAGCCAATTGTGATAAAGGAATCCTTTCTCCTTTCGGTGAAATGATCGGCATGTTTTCGATGGCTTGTTTCGACGCCCGATATTCTTTCGAAAATCGAACAACAATCCCAAATCGAGCTGGAGTTTTTGGAGGAATATCAGAAGGGCCTTCGTATAGCGTACTCACTCGTTGCATTCCTATGGCAGCTTCAATCATCTGTTGGATGTCAATGACGTTGATTCCAAATCGTGCGGCAGCTTCCCTATTGATACTGATGGTTAGCTGAGGGCTTTCTGCTTCTTGTTCAATACCGAATTCACTTGCCCCTTTCATTTCCTTGATTTCTTCGAGAACTTCGTTTCCGATCCCTCGCATGATTTTTAAATCGTTACCGGAGACAAAGACAGCTAAATCGGCAATGGTACCCATAATGGCTTCCGATAGGTTATCCATAATTGGCTGAGAGAAACTGACTCGGGCACCTGGAAGTGTTGCTTCTAAATCATTTCTCATCCTCATGAGTAACTCTTGTTTGGTGATTTTTTCTTTCCATTTACTATAGTCTTTCAAACCAATCAGAACCTCTAATCGGTTTGGTGGAAGTGGATCGGTTCCATCATCGTTTCGTCCTAACTGAGAAATCACCACACTCACTTGTTCATTTTTATAAACAGTTTGGCGGATTTTTGGCATAAACTTTCTTGCTTCCGGTAAGGAAATACCAACGGGAAAGAAGATACGAATGTTAAATCCACCCTCGTCCATCTCCGGAAGGAATTCTGTTCCAAGTGAGAACATACCGATAGCAAGAAAAATGGTCACTACACTGAATGTGTATTTTACAGCTTTACGCGATCTATCGACAATGAACTCGATGATTCGTTTGTAACGTACTTCAATCCAATCATAAACCGGGTTATGCCATTCAATAGGTCCCGGATTTTTTGATTCAAAATAAGTTTTGTAGATGATGGACATGAGTACAGGAATCACTGCCATCGCAAAAATTAACGCACCTAAGATCGCAAAGGAGATGGTAAAGGCCATCGGTTTGAACAAACGACCTTCGATCCTTTCAAAAGAGAAAATAGGCAGATAGGCTAAAATAATGATTAAAATCGAAAATAGGATTTCTGTTCCTACTTCCGATGCTGCGTCCCGTGTAAATGCTAGGATACCATGTGATTTTTCTTCGGGAGTTGCATCCCGGTATCTTCTCATGATATTTTCCACCATGATGACGGCCCCATCCACAATGATACCAAAGTCGATGGCGCCTAACGAAAGTAAACTTGCCGGAATCCCCGTCATATTCATTAACAAGAACGCAAACAACATCGCAAATGGAATGGTTGCTACTACGACAAGGGAGGCACGTACACTTCCAATAAAGAAAATCAATACCAAACTAACGACAACGACACCTTCCACTAATGTTTTACCAATCGTGCGAAGAGTATAGTTTACTAAGTCGGTTCTATCATAAGTATTTCGAAGTTGTACACCTTTGGGAAGATAGTTTTCGTTGATTTCTTTTACCTTCTCACGAATCCTTTCTCCCATTTCGTTCGGGTCTCCCCAACGACGCATGGCCACCAAACCTTGAACAGACGAATCTACATCAATCAGACCTTCCTCATCATTTTGTATGGTATAACCTAAAACCCCACTGGGGATGGGATGAGAAATTTCAACAGAACCTAAGTCTCGAATAAAAACCGGAACCCCATTTACCGTTTTGACTACAATGTTTTCAATGTGTTTCGGATCTCTGATGGCACCGAGAGAACGAATTGGAAAACCTTGTTCTCCTTGGAGAAGTAAGTTTCCTCCAGTGTTTAAGTTGTTCTCTTGAATGGCTTTAATCACATCCCCAATAGTTAATTTGAAACGAATTAACTTATCAGGGGAAGTGACCACATGATACTGTTTAGGAAGTCCACCAAATGTCACAACATCGGCTATACCCGGAATTTGTAACATCTTTGGCATTACAATCCAATCTTGGATGGTTCGTAGCTCCATGGGTGTATGGTTTTCTGATGATTCCACTACATAACGATAGATCTCACCCACTGGTGAACTCATAGGTCCAAGTGCTGGATGTACATCTTCTGGAATGTCTGCATCGGCAACACGTTCCATAAGCCGCATCCGAGCGAAATAATCATCGGTTCCATCTTCAAAAACAAATTGGAATACAACCAAACCATTGATGGTTCTGGATCTTCTTACTGCTACTTTCGGGATGGCATTTAGCACCCGTTCAATGGGAAGTGTGACTCTTTCTTCAACTTCTACGGCGGCTTTACCTGGAAATTTTGCAATCAGGCGAACTTGTGTGTCGGCAATATCGGAATAAGCTTCTTTGCGAATGTCAATCCATGCCCAGAGTCCAAAAAGTACGGCAACGGCTGCCGCAACGAGTGTGGTGATACGGTTTTTAAGTGCTGTTTCTATAAAATCTTTAATCATGATATTCCCTCGTATTGAAGAGGTAACCCATCTGTAGTAATAACTGTGGGTTTTTGTAGTCACCTTGTCCGACCCCACCACCTACTTGTAAAAAAAAGTTTCCAAGTAAAAAGTCGTAAGTCATACCGATGTATCTCTGTGATAGATGAACTCTCTGTCTTTCTCTGCTTTCATATTCTAAATAAGTCCCCACATTACTATCAATGGAGTTTACGTAGGAGCGAATGAGTAGGTCTTCTTGTGAAGGATCTCTTCGGTTGTATCCAGGAATATTGAGTCCAGTCGGATAAGAGGATTGTCCCCCACGACCCACTTCCGGTGCAAATGGATTTACTTCAAAATACCCACCTACAATGGAAATGCTATGGGCAATGACAGGTGTTTTCCAGAATGTATACCCTAAATCTACCTGCCCACCATACCAATGAGGTCCCCAAGCTCCACCTGATCCGCGTAATACGACATCTTTGAAGTAATATCCTAAATTGAAGTTCAAACTCGCTGGAGATCCAATCGATGCACCATAAACCCAAAAATTTGTAGATTTTGGAAGTCGTTTGGCATCCAAACTATCGGCTTTTAATTTTTCATCTTCGCCAAAGGCAGATTGGTCAGACTTAGTTGGTATCCATTCTGGTTTGATTTCATTTCCTTCTTTATCTTTGGGATAAGGAGAGGTTTGTGCAAACAAAGAAGATCCGAGTAAAAAAACGGTTATGAATAGAAGGATCAGTTTTTTCATATTAAAAACCAAAACTCAAACCTTTCAAAAGAATGGAACCTTGGATGGCTACCTTCTCACCTGGAGTCAAACCTTCGATAATATTGACCCTTTCTTTTGTAGAGATTCCCAATACTACCTCTCGCCTTTTGAATGTTAAAGGTTGTTCTTCTACAAAAACATAATTTTTACCTTCAACCGTGACAATCGCTGTATAAGGGAGGACAACACTATCACCACCAGTTTGTTCTGGAAATTTCACAACTCCAAACATACCTGGTTTTAATCTGTATTTATCATTTACAACGAGGATCCTCATTTTTGCAGTTCTTGTAAGAGGATCTACGTTATCTCCAATCGCTTCTGCTGTTCCGATAAATTCCTCATCTGGAAAGGATGCGAATACGACCTTTACTTTTTTACCCTTACGTAAGGTGGAGATTTGGGATTCAGGAACGTCGGTGATGATCCATGCTTTTAAACTTCCCGCAGTACTGAGTTCACTTGGATTCAAACCTTGTGCTCTCAGTTTTCCTTCAAATTCCGCAAGTTCTGCTGCATCGTTTCCAGAATCTGTTTCTGATTCCACTAAGTCTTTTTCTGTAGCAACTCGGTGAACAAACATATCTTTAATCCGGCTTAGGTTTTTATTTGATCTGTGTAGTTTGTTTTTTGCATGGATATAACCAACATAAAGATCGTTTAACTCTGCTGATTCGAAGAGAATGATTCGAGATCCATTACTTACGGAAGGAGAAGTGGATGCAATAAGCCTTGCTGGTGCTTCCAAACTTACAAACTCACCACCACCTCCGATAGCTGTTGATTTTACAATTTCTAGTCCTGGACTACTTGGTTTAAAAACAATGCGAAGGCCACCGTCAAAAACTTCTGCTTTTTCAGGATGTTTGGGGGCAGGTTTTGCCGGTTTGGAAAAAATCAAAAATAGGATTGCAATGACTACAACTGCCACTCCTGAAATTAGGAGGATTTTTGCTTTTTGGTTTAGAGATTTTAAGGTGATGAACATTTTATTCCTCAGATTTAGGATTGGTTTGGTTTTCAGATTTAGGGATAAAGATTCCTTTACCCACGGAATAGTTTACACTTTCAATGGCTTCCATTCGGTCCGTTTGGAGTTTCAACATCTCCACAATACTCGAACGGTAGGTTTCAAAGAAGTCTGCGAATTCTAAGATGGTTATGTATTTCTTTTCATAACTCATAATCATATCTAAAGATAAACTTCCATAATCTTTGATATAAGCGTTGCTAAAACGTTTATAAAGTGCGTCTTTGATTCTTGCAGATTGGTAGGCAACGGCTACTTCGTTTTCTACTTCGAGGATATTGTTCTTTAACTCTTGTTTGCGGACAAGAATGGCTTTTTCTGCGGCTTGGATATTTCCTTGGTTTCTATCAAAGAGTGGAACGCTGAGCTGGGCTGTGACCCCCCAATAGTTTTGGAAAGCAGTACCACCACGGTTATAAACAGGACCAAATGACAAATCAGGAATGGCGTTTGCATACTGGAGTTCTAAATTGGCTTCTTCAAAACGTAATGTTTGCAGGGCTTTTTTTAGATCTGGTCTGTTTTCTCGTGCGATCTCGACTAAATCTTCTAACTTTACTTGGTTCGGCACAATCATATCTAATTGAGTTTCGTTGACGATAGGATTAAATTCTATTCTCGCATCGCGATACAAATCATCATTCAAAAGGACTTTTAGGTCTGCTTCTTTTTCGTAGACCTTAATCGCCAGATCTTCTCTTTCTTTTTTCAAAAAGAATAAAAGGGCTTTTAAACGTAAATGTTCTGCTTGGAGGAGGGCTCTTCTTTTGTAGGCAAGTTCCGAAGAATCTACCGTTTTTTCAATAGAGGCAATACTTTGGTCATAAAATACAACTGCCTTTTTATAAAAATAAATCGTATAAAACGTTCTTCTTAGTTTGGTGATGACAGCACGTGCTAAATCATAAAAATCTTGTTCGGAGATTTTGGCATTGAGTTCTGCGACTTTCACGCGTTTGTCAATTTTACCACCAAGTAAAAACACTTGTTGGATCTGGATTACCGATTGCCCTGACCTCGTTGTATCAAAATACCTTTGTGTAGGTTCAGCAAAAATACTTTGGTCAATGGCTATGTTTGGATTTGCATAGAGTCCTGCTTGTAAAATCCCTGCCTTTTTTACATCGATTTGAAAACGAGAGGCAATGAGTAGAAGGTTATTTTTCCAGAGAAGTGTCTCTGCTGACTCTAAATCAATTTCCTTCGCGAACCTTTGGTCATCAGGATACAAACTAGATCCCAAGGAAAACCTTGGATTTTCATCTGAAAGTTGCCTTTTAAGCGCTTCACTTGCTTGTGCTACTCTAGTCTCCCCCCATAGATAGGAGGTAGAAAACACAAGAAAGAGGTAGATACCGATTCTGTTATAAAAACTCATAGATTACCAAACAAACAAAGATTGAGAGAAAAAGAAAACATAGGTATGCCTCCATCATCAAGAGAGAGTATACTTTTGGATTCAGCAAATGCCGAAGTAGATTAAACGAAAGAAAGAGGTGGAGGAATATTCAAAAGGAGGGAAGAGAGTAAATTGGGAATGTAATTTCCCTCTGAAATCAAATTAACATAACTAATTAAAAGTGATTCCGACAATACATCGGATTTACTTTCATTAAAAAAATCTAAAAAGTCTGCTCTAGAACGACCTATTGTCGCGGAATCATCAATGGCTGAGATTTCTGGATCATCAATAGAAGTGTCTTCTGGTGTTTCGAGTGAAGCAGAATAAGACTTTTTGATCTGGTGGAG
The sequence above is drawn from the Leptospira sp. WS4.C2 genome and encodes:
- a CDS encoding efflux RND transporter permease subunit, which produces MIKDFIETALKNRITTLVAAAVAVLFGLWAWIDIRKEAYSDIADTQVRLIAKFPGKAAVEVEERVTLPIERVLNAIPKVAVRRSRTINGLVVFQFVFEDGTDDYFARMRLMERVADADIPEDVHPALGPMSSPVGEIYRYVVESSENHTPMELRTIQDWIVMPKMLQIPGIADVVTFGGLPKQYHVVTSPDKLIRFKLTIGDVIKAIQENNLNTGGNLLLQGEQGFPIRSLGAIRDPKHIENIVVKTVNGVPVFIRDLGSVEISHPIPSGVLGYTIQNDEEGLIDVDSSVQGLVAMRRWGDPNEMGERIREKVKEINENYLPKGVQLRNTYDRTDLVNYTLRTIGKTLVEGVVVVSLVLIFFIGSVRASLVVVATIPFAMLFAFLLMNMTGIPASLLSLGAIDFGIIVDGAVIMVENIMRRYRDATPEEKSHGILAFTRDAASEVGTEILFSILIIILAYLPIFSFERIEGRLFKPMAFTISFAILGALIFAMAVIPVLMSIIYKTYFESKNPGPIEWHNPVYDWIEVRYKRIIEFIVDRSRKAVKYTFSVVTIFLAIGMFSLGTEFLPEMDEGGFNIRIFFPVGISLPEARKFMPKIRQTVYKNEQVSVVISQLGRNDDGTDPLPPNRLEVLIGLKDYSKWKEKITKQELLMRMRNDLEATLPGARVSFSQPIMDNLSEAIMGTIADLAVFVSGNDLKIMRGIGNEVLEEIKEMKGASEFGIEQEAESPQLTISINREAAARFGINVIDIQQMIEAAIGMQRVSTLYEGPSDIPPKTPARFGIVVRFSKEYRASKQAIENMPIISPKGERIPLSQLADIEVIDGPTMIFRQEGRRVVTVRTNIRGRDQGGFVSELQKRVKKKIKLPDGYEIRFGGQYENLSRVGKKLALVIPITILIIFGVLYMLYRNLKYVYVALACIPLSLLGGIYALLMRGYYFNVSGGVGFISLFGIATMAGVLFVSRTNHLLIEEPDITTKAAVKKAAVIQLRPMLMTMLLALLGLIPATLGTGVGSDVQRPLATVIVGGLFSAMCLVLTILPSLYLVVVGERKPNAKELEEMSHKKHIPFLDFVTELSEEPLEEDDDEDEAPRKKKKPAKKKKKT
- a CDS encoding porin, encoding MTKLGFFKSSILLCSLSLCFSALNAEDLSQQKKEETVTSPPANPLPASLKFGAFVDTYYSHNANHPLSKERQYTTQAVRNDEFNINLGFVDAKWQEEKIRGRLAFQFGTSVNTNYASEASRDVSSNQNSVKHIQEAYVGFKLAKDTWVDAGIYFGHIGHESWISSDNWNYTRALALDYVPYYSSGVRLTTKFTDKFQFQFHVMNGWQNITDQNKDKSLGTQFKFFLAPNFTITANQFVGNEAPDYERKQTRLYNNTILEWKALDWLSFALSSDVGAQRAKESFQYEPWWKEINPTLGIYTNRESRVYNQWYHGTFWVSFRYDDLYRLSFRVERFYDPKQVMATTYTRNGFMTNGYTVTFDLLHWNPGMIRFEMIQRESMDPVFETDKNKHTRIERLFVVAASVRY
- a CDS encoding efflux RND transporter periplasmic adaptor subunit, with translation MFITLKSLNQKAKILLISGVAVVVIAILFLIFSKPAKPAPKHPEKAEVFDGGLRIVFKPSSPGLEIVKSTAIGGGGEFVSLEAPARLIASTSPSVSNGSRIILFESAELNDLYVGYIHAKNKLHRSNKNLSRIKDMFVHRVATEKDLVESETDSGNDAAELAEFEGKLRAQGLNPSELSTAGSLKAWIITDVPESQISTLRKGKKVKVVFASFPDEEFIGTAEAIGDNVDPLTRTAKMRILVVNDKYRLKPGMFGVVKFPEQTGGDSVVLPYTAIVTVEGKNYVFVEEQPLTFKRREVVLGISTKERVNIIEGLTPGEKVAIQGSILLKGLSFGF